A stretch of DNA from Rathayibacter sp. VKM Ac-2762:
GCGCGATCCTCCGCCCCCGCGGGTACGACGTCGTCGCGGTCCCGCTGACCAAGGTGCTGCACCTCAAGAGCGCCGTGACCGCGCTGCCCGACGGCACGGTCATCGGCTGGGAGCCGGTCGTCGACGAGCCACGCCTGTTCCCCTCCTTCCTGCCGATGCCCGAGGAGGCGGGCGCCCACGTGGTCGTCCTCGACGGCGACACACTCCTGATGGCCGCCTCCGCCCCCCGGAGCGCCGAGCTGCTGCGGAGCCTGGGCTACCGCGTCCTCACCGTGGACGTCTCGGAGTTCGAGAAGCTCGAGGGCTGCGTCACCTGCCTGTCGGTCCGCGTCCGCTGACGGCGGAGGCGGGGGGAACCGCCGGATCGCGGCGGCCGCTGGACGGAGCACATAGCCGGGGTATAGCCTTCAAGGCTGCCCGGAGCTCTTCGGCCCGGTGGCACCTCCCGCCTCTCCGCCCACCCGGCAGGGGAGGCCCCGCCCTCGTCGCGAAAGCCCTCCGCCGTGTCCGCTCCCGCCCTCCCGTCTCCCGGCGCCCCCGCGCAGAAGCGCCCGAGCACGCTGCAGACCCTGCTGCGCCTCGTCCCCTTCGTCGGCGACTCCCTGCCCCGGCTGGTCGGCGGCATCGCGGTCGCGCTCGTGGCGAGCCTGGTGTCGCTGGTCATCCCGATCGTCCTGCAGCAGCTCGTCGACGGGCCGCTGGGGGACGGAGCGGCCTCCGCCGGCTCCGGCGACCTCGGGCCGCTGATCGGCCCGGTCGCCGTCGTCCTCGTGCTCGGCGTCGTCGAGGCCGGTGCCATCGCGCTGCGCCGCCGGATGGTCCTCACCCCCAGCACGCGGATCGAGGCGCGCATGCGCTCGGCGCTCTACAGCCGCCTGCAGGACCTCCCCGTCTCGTTCCACGACCGCTGGCAGAGCGGGCAGCTCCTGTCGCGGGCGATGAGCGACCTCAGCCTCATCCGCCGCTGGATCGCCTTCGGCTTCGTCCTGCTCGTGGTCAACGCGCTGACGATCGTCGTCGGCTTCGGCGTCCTCGTCTACTGGAACCCGATCCTCGGCGTGCTCTTCGTCGTGTGCTCGATCCCGGTCTGGATCTACGGGTTCGCGTTCGAGAAGCGCTACTCGAGCATCGCGCGCCGCAGCCAGGACCAGGCGGGCGACCTCGCCACGACCGTCGAGCAGTCGGTGCACGGCATCCGCGTCCTGAAGGCCTTCGGCCGCCACCAGCACGCGCTGGAGAACTTCGCCGGCCAGGCCGAGAAGCTCCGCGGCACCGAGATCGACAAGGCCCGCGCCATCGCCGGGATCTGGCTCGTACTGCTGCTGGTGCCGGACATCGCGTTCGCGCTCTGCCTGCTCGGCGGGGTCTGGCTCGCCGCGGCCGGCCAGCTGAGCGTCGGCGAGCTGTTCGCCTTCTTCGCCACCGCGACCGTGCTGCGCTGGCCGGTGGAGTCGATCGGCTTCCTCCTCTCGATGACCTTTGACACCCGCACGGCGGTCGACCGCTACTTCGAGGTGATGGACAGCCGGAACACCATCACCGACCCGGAGGCCCCCGAGACGATCCTCGAGCCGCGCGGCCGGGTGCGCTTCCGCGACGTCCACTTCCGCTACCAGGACGCCCCCGAGCGCTACCGCGACCTCCTCGACGGCGTCGACCTCGAGGTCGAGCCGGGCGAGACGATGGCACTGGTCGGCATCACCGGCTCCGGGAAGACGACGCTCACCGCGCTGCTCCCGCGCCTCTACGACGTGACCGGCGGAGCCATCGAGCTCGACGGCGTCGACATCCGCCGGCTCCGCCGCGACGAGCTGCGCACGCACGTCGGCATGGCGTTCGAGGACGCGACGCTCTTCTCCACCAGCGTGCGCGAGAACGTCCTCCTCGGCCGACCCGACGCGACCGAGGAGGAGCTGCTCGAGGCCCTCGAGATCGCGCAGGCCGACTTCGTCCACCGCCTCCCCGAGGGCCTGGACACGAAGGTGGGCGAGGAGGGGATGAGCCTCTCCGGCGGCCAGCGCCAGCGCCTGGCCCTCGCCCGCGCGGTGGCCGCGCGTCCGGCGGTGCTCGTCCTCGACGACCCGCTCTCGGCGCTCGACGTCGACACGGAGGCGCGCGTCGAGGCGGGGCTGCGTCGCGTGCTCGGCGACACCACGGCGATCATCGTCGCCCACCGCCCCTCGACGGTGGCGCTCGCCGATCGCGTGGCACTGATGGAGGAGGGCCGCATCACCGCGGTCGGCACCCACAGCGAGCTGCTCGCGAGCAGCCCGCACTACCGCTTCGTCATCTCGAGCCTCGAGGAGGACGAGCTGACCCGGCCCACCGGGACCGAGCGCATCGGCTCCCGCCCCACGACGACCCACCAGGAGACGCGATCATGAGCACGCTCGGTTCCTCCGAGGAGCGCGACGACCTCAGCAGAGCGGAGTCGGCGGCCCTGCGCCGGCGCTCGCTGCGGCTGCTCGGGTCCCTGCTGCGGCCGCTCCGGCTGCGGCTGGTGCTCACCGCGGTCGTGGTCGTCGTCGCGACCGCTGCCCAGGTCGCGGGACCGGCGCTGATCGCGGCGGGCATCGACAACGGCCTGCCCGCGGTCCTCGCGGGGAACGCGGTCCCGCTGGCGGTCACGGTCGGCGCCTACATCCTCACCGGACTCGTCGGCGCGCTCCTGGTCGCCTGGTACACCGTGCTCTCCGCGAGGGTGAGCCAGGCGATCCTGATCGACCTGCGCAAGCGGGTCTTCCTGCACACCCAGAAGCTGAGCCTGGAGTTCCACGAGAACTACACCTCCGGCCGGATCATCTCGCGCCAGACCAGCGACCTCGACTCCATCCGCGAGCTGCTCGACTCCGGCATCAACCAGCTGGTGCAGGGTGCGCTCTACATGGGCTTCGTCGCGATCGCCCTCGTCTCCCTGGACGGCGTGAGCGGCATCGTGCTCGCCTGCGCCCTGGTGCCGCTCGCGCTGCTCACCCGCTGGTTCCAGAAGCGGTCGCAGGCGCTGTTCCGCGGCACCCGCGTCGCCTCGTCGCGGCTCATCGTGCAGTTCGTGGAGTCGATGACCGGCATCCGCGCCGTGCAGACCTTCCGCACGCAGAAGCGCAACGAGTCCGTGTTCGGCGGGGTCGTCGAGCAGTACCGGCTCGCCTACAAGCGCGTCTTCGGGGTGTTCGGCACCTTCGACCCCGGGCTCGTGCTGATCGGCAACGTCACCGTCGCCGTGGTGCTGTTCATCGGCGGCGTCCGCGTGCTCGACGGCGGGCTCGAGATCGGCGCGCTGCTGGCGGTCCTGCTCTACACCCGGCGCTTCTTCGACCCGGTGCAGGAGATGGCGATGTTCTACAACTCCTACCAGTCGGCGGCCGCCGCGCTCGAGAAGATCTCGGGCGTGCTGGCCGAGGAGCCGGGCGTCCCGGATCCGGCCCGCCCGGTCGACCTGCGGCAGGCGCGGGGCCACCTCGGCTTCGAGGGCGTCCGCTTCGCCTACACCGCCGACCGCGAGGTGCTGCCGCGCTTCGACCTCGACATCCCCGCCGGGCAGACCATCGCCCTCGTCGGGTCCACGGGCGCCGGCAAGACGACGCTCGCCAAGCTGATCTCGCGCTTCTACGACCCGAGCGACGGCGTGGTGACCCTCGACGGCGTGGACCTGCGGCAGCTGCACCCGAAGGACCTGCGGCGCGCGATCGTGATGGTCACCCAGGAGGCGTACCTCTTCTCCGGATCCGTCGCCGACAACATCGCGATCGGGCGGCCGACCGCGTCCTACGACGAGATCGTCCGGGCCGCGCAGGCGGTCGGCGCGCACGAGTTCATCCAGGCGCTTCCGGACGGCTACGACACCGATGTGAACAAGCGCGGCGGCCGCGTCTCGGCCGGTCAGCGCCAGCTGATCTCGTTCGCCCGCGCGTTCCTGGCCGACCCGGCGGTGCTGATCCTGGACGAGGCGACCTCCTCCCTCGACATCCCGAGCGAGCGCCTGGTGCAGCAGGGCCTGCAGACGCTCCTGGCGGACCGCACGGCGGTCATCATCGCGCACCGCCTCTCGACGGTCGCGATCGCCGACCGGGTGCTGGTGATGGAGCACGGCCGCATCGTCGAGGACGGCACCCCGGAGGCGCTCATCGCCGGCGAGGGCCGCTTCGCCACCCTGCACGCGGCCTGGCGGGACTCGCTCGTCTGAGCGGCTGCCGCTCGCGACTAACGCCCTTGAGCCGATCCCGGCTCAGGGGCGCCAGCGGGCGCTGCGCACGTCGACGCGCCAGCCGCCCGGCGTGACGACGAGGGGCGTGCCCTCGCGCTCGTACTCCCGGCGGGCGCGCTCCTCGTGGCCGACCGGGGGCGCTCCCCCCGCGCGGACGACGCGCCACCAGGCGGTGTCGGAGCCGTAGCGGGCCATCACCGTGCCGACCGCGCGTGCCGCACGCGTGCCGAGGACCGCGGCGATCTCGCCGTAGGCCATCACGCGGCCGGGCGGGATCGAGGCGACCACCTCGAGGACGGCGGAGACGAAGTCGGCCGGCTCCGCTGCCTCCGGCGCCGCGCTCAGAGCGTCAGCGCCCCGATGTTCTCGCCGTACTGCGTCTCGCCGACGATCTCGAAGCCGATCCAGCGGAAGAACTGCTCCGGGCCGTCCTCGCCGGACTCCCAGATCACCGTGAGGGTGTCGAAGCCGCGGGCGCGCGCCTCGTCGGCGGTGGCGCGGACGGCGAAGGTGCCCACGCCGCGGCCCTGCTTCGCCGCGTCGATGTTGATGCGCCAGATGCAGCTGCGGAACTCCTCCGCCGCCTCCTGGTCGAAGTGCGCGTGGATGAAGCCGACCAGCTCGTCGCCGTCCATCACGGCCCGCTGCCAGGAGGCGCCCGGGTCGATCACCGCGGCGGCGGCGGAGTAGGAGACCGGCGCGATGAACTGCTCCTGGCCGGGTTTGAGGCTCAGGCCGTTCACGGCGGAGATGTTCG
This window harbors:
- a CDS encoding ABC transporter ATP-binding protein: MSAPALPSPGAPAQKRPSTLQTLLRLVPFVGDSLPRLVGGIAVALVASLVSLVIPIVLQQLVDGPLGDGAASAGSGDLGPLIGPVAVVLVLGVVEAGAIALRRRMVLTPSTRIEARMRSALYSRLQDLPVSFHDRWQSGQLLSRAMSDLSLIRRWIAFGFVLLVVNALTIVVGFGVLVYWNPILGVLFVVCSIPVWIYGFAFEKRYSSIARRSQDQAGDLATTVEQSVHGIRVLKAFGRHQHALENFAGQAEKLRGTEIDKARAIAGIWLVLLLVPDIAFALCLLGGVWLAAAGQLSVGELFAFFATATVLRWPVESIGFLLSMTFDTRTAVDRYFEVMDSRNTITDPEAPETILEPRGRVRFRDVHFRYQDAPERYRDLLDGVDLEVEPGETMALVGITGSGKTTLTALLPRLYDVTGGAIELDGVDIRRLRRDELRTHVGMAFEDATLFSTSVRENVLLGRPDATEEELLEALEIAQADFVHRLPEGLDTKVGEEGMSLSGGQRQRLALARAVAARPAVLVLDDPLSALDVDTEARVEAGLRRVLGDTTAIIVAHRPSTVALADRVALMEEGRITAVGTHSELLASSPHYRFVISSLEEDELTRPTGTERIGSRPTTTHQETRS
- a CDS encoding ABC transporter ATP-binding protein, translating into MSTLGSSEERDDLSRAESAALRRRSLRLLGSLLRPLRLRLVLTAVVVVVATAAQVAGPALIAAGIDNGLPAVLAGNAVPLAVTVGAYILTGLVGALLVAWYTVLSARVSQAILIDLRKRVFLHTQKLSLEFHENYTSGRIISRQTSDLDSIRELLDSGINQLVQGALYMGFVAIALVSLDGVSGIVLACALVPLALLTRWFQKRSQALFRGTRVASSRLIVQFVESMTGIRAVQTFRTQKRNESVFGGVVEQYRLAYKRVFGVFGTFDPGLVLIGNVTVAVVLFIGGVRVLDGGLEIGALLAVLLYTRRFFDPVQEMAMFYNSYQSAAAALEKISGVLAEEPGVPDPARPVDLRQARGHLGFEGVRFAYTADREVLPRFDLDIPAGQTIALVGSTGAGKTTLAKLISRFYDPSDGVVTLDGVDLRQLHPKDLRRAIVMVTQEAYLFSGSVADNIAIGRPTASYDEIVRAAQAVGAHEFIQALPDGYDTDVNKRGGRVSAGQRQLISFARAFLADPAVLILDEATSSLDIPSERLVQQGLQTLLADRTAVIIAHRLSTVAIADRVLVMEHGRIVEDGTPEALIAGEGRFATLHAAWRDSLV
- a CDS encoding MGMT family protein; protein product: MSAAPEAAEPADFVSAVLEVVASIPPGRVMAYGEIAAVLGTRAARAVGTVMARYGSDTAWWRVVRAGGAPPVGHEERARREYEREGTPLVVTPGGWRVDVRSARWRP
- a CDS encoding GNAT family N-acetyltransferase, with product MSDLRLEELSASNISAVNGLSLKPGQEQFIAPVSYSAAAAVIDPGASWQRAVMDGDELVGFIHAHFDQEAAEEFRSCIWRINIDAAKQGRGVGTFAVRATADEARARGFDTLTVIWESGEDGPEQFFRWIGFEIVGETQYGENIGALTL